actgcttcctgaatatatttcttagtattgctatttctagtccgacttgctatcatgatattcctttgctagctggaagctctggggtgcagagtggcacctccacaccgtgagtcggtgtggggagtctttttgcttactctgcgtgtttttttgtagtcttttgtgctgaccgcatagttcccttttctatcctctgactatttagtgaaatctggcctcctttgctaaaacctgtttcattcctgtgtttgtgactttcctcttaactcacagtcaatatatgtgggggtctgcctttacctttggggaatttctctgaggcaaggtaaggcttctatttctatctttaggtgtagttagctcttaggctgtgaagaggcatctagggagagttaggtacgctccacggctatttctagtgtgtgtgataggagtagggtttgcggtcagcagagttcccacttccccagagctagtcccgattttgagtttactcatcaagtcattccgggtgctcctaaccaccaggtccataacactgtattgattatcgccttcttaataagatcacggtcaaattccaataccctttacctttgctttctgatttgtttgctcggattaagagggctagttggtttatactaagattgaccttcgaggggcatataatctgttcgtattaaacagggtgacgaatggaaaactgcatttaatacgcccgaaggccattttgaataccttgtgatgcctttcgggctttctaatgctccttctgtatttcagtccttcatgcatgatattttccgcaattatcttgataagttcatgattgtatatttggatgatattttgattttttccaatgattgggaatctcatgtgaagcaggtcaggatggtattccagatccttcgtgataatgctttatttgtgaaggggtctaagtgcctatttggagttcagaaggtctcttttttgggttttattttttctccctcgtctatagaaatggatcctgttaaggtccaagccattcatgactggattcaacccacatcggtgaagagccttcagaaatttttgggctttgctaatttttatcgccgtttcattgccaacttttccagtgtggttaaactgaccgatttgacgaagaaaggcgctgatgtgacgaattggtcctctgcggctgttgaggcctttcaggagcttaaacgccaatttacctctgcccctgtgttgcgtcagccggatgtttctcttccttttcaggttgaggttgacgattctgagattggggcaggggccgttttgtctcagaggaattctgatggttctttgatgaagccgtgtgcttttttttccagaaagttttcgcctgcggagcgcaattatgacgttggcaatcgggagttgttggctatgaagtgggcatttgaggagtggcgacattggcttgagggagccaagcatcatgtGTTGGTCTTGACCGAtcgtaagaatctgatttacctcgagtcgcccaagcggctgaaccctagacaggctcgatggtccctgtttttctcccgttttgattttgtggtctcgtatcttccgggttctaagaatgttaaggctgatgccctctctaggagctttttgcctgattctcctggagtccttgagccggttggcattcttagagaaggggtgattctttctgccatctcccctgatttacggcgggtgcttcaggaatttcaggctgataaacctgaccgctgtccagtggggaagctgtttgttcctgatagatggactagtaaggtaatttctgaggttcattgttcagtgttagctggtcatcctgggatttttggtaccagagatttggttgctaggtccttttggtggccttccttgtcgcgggatgtgcgttcttttgtgcagtcctgtgggacttgtgcccgggccaagccttgctgttcccgcgctagtgggttgcttttgcctttgccggtccctgagaggccctggacgcacatttccatggattttatttcggatcttcctgtttcccagaagatgtctgttatctgggtggtttgtgaccggttccctaaaatggtccatttggtacctttgcctaaattgccttcctcctctgatttggttccattgttttttcagcatgtggttcgtttgcatggcattccggagaatattgtgtctgacagaggttcccagtttgtttctaggttttggcgggccttttgtgctaggatgggcattgatttgtctttttcttcagcgtttcatcctcagacaaatggccaaactgagcgaactaatcagaccttggaaacctatttgagatgctttgtgtctgctgatcaggatgattgggtggctttcttgccattggccgagtttgcccttaataatcgggctagttcggctactttggtttcgcctttcttttgtaattttggttttcatcctagtttttcttcggggcaggtggagccttctgattgtcctggtgtggattctgtggtggacaggttacagcagatttggactcatgtggtagacaatttgacgttgtctcaggaaaaggctcagcgttttgctaaccgccgtcggtgtgttggtccccggcttcgggtgggggatttagtctggttatcttctcgtcatgttcctatgaaggtttcctcccctaagttcaagcctcggtttattggtccttataagatttctgagattatcaatctggtgtcttttcgtttagcccttccagcctcttttgccatccataatgttttccatagatctttgttgcggagatatgtggtgcccgttgttccctcggttgatcctcctgctccggtgttggttgagggggagttggaatatgtggttgagaaaattttggattctcatttttcgaggcggaggcttcagtatcttgtcaagtggaagggttatggccaggaggataattctgggttgttgcctccgatgtccatgccgccgatttggttcgtgcttttcacttggctcgtcctgatcggcccgggggctctggtgtgggtttggtgtcccctcctcaagggggggggtactgttgtgaattccgctcttgggctccctccggtggttgtaagtggcacttttgtgaattctgctcttgggctccctccggtggttttaagtggtactgctgctccttggatttagcagtctgcagctgcttccactgattgtctttctggctcggctatttatcctggctctatccttcagcctgtgccagttgtcaatggttcctgcttggattcacatctctgcttggatttccctgatattctgacctgttcagcaaagataagtccttgctttgttctttttcagttcacttgttgtggacttaatcgttctgcactttctatgttttttcttgtccagcttgtcagtatggatttattcagttaagctggaagctctgggaagcagatttaccctccacacctttagtcaggtgtggagatttttgtaaactctggtggatttttctagtttttaatactgaccgcacagtattccgtcctgttctatctatctagctagactggcctcctttgctacatcctggtttcattctgcgtatgtcatttccctctccactcacagtcaatatttgtggggggctgcctatcctttgggaattttctttgaggcaaaatagctttcctgtttctatctctaggggtagttagtcctccggctgtgaggtgtctagggagtgacaggaacatctcacggctacttctagtgttgtgttaagctcaggaactgcggtcagtacaggtaccacctcctccagagcacgtcccatgttgctcctaaaccaccagttcataacagacggCAGTCACCGGGGCAAACACAGGACATGGAGGAGACGGCAGTCACCGGGGCAAACACAGGACATGGAGGGGACCGCAGTCACCGGggctgttacagaaccccccagcacccagaatatgttatgcagttatttgtatatataataggttccatgtgagatatatgtccctaatgcaccagaccacaggctgcgcccctgggcagaggggacaagatattctccttctgacctccaccacctttgtaattcccacagtaaatatcagcaggctctggccacctgcggctattgtaatgtatgtctggcctgctgtttttctattggcctgccctctgtatctgtgtgatatattctgtgtcctgtgagtaaagtgttgtcacactggaaatacgtggagaagcagtgatattttatatgcgcccatgtaaccaaggaattccagccagcgtccttcattcagaatccagccaaagcagagtggacctcctgaaacacggggtggtacctaaagaggtactcctgcacggtagaccccattacactggtggcagacagcgggatgtgataccccatctacaggaggaaaggaatgaatggaaaacaactaccagaagttaaagaggactacattaaaagatctggaggaagcccgagggttaatcgccagcaacaaaacaaaagcagatttgatagcagccatcatggaacacgacagtgcagcgccccccaatgtgaacgtggaggagactgaattccagagggaggtaaagaacagactggcgttctatggcccaaaccctgcagtagagatcatacgagaggtgatggctgatgtgcgtactgatctgaaggaaaagatggccgagcggaccaggacagagctagccaagatggagatggcagagcggaccaaagtggagctggccaagatggagagtcagcgagcagggggagctctggcctccgcccaggtaccttcaacagtaagccacaaaaagatccagtataatgccttccgaaagttgcgggaggcagaggaagacattgatggctttctgcaggactttgagcggcagtgtgcccttcatcaagtgaagccggaggaacgggttcagattctggtcagcaagctgacaggccgggcagcggacgcctatcgcacggtacctgatgaggactgtatggactatgagcggatcaaagaagtgatcttggcccggtatgcgctgacaccagaggcataccgccaaaagttccgcggacttataaaacgggtaaccgatacccatgctgaatgggcctgtaaattacgtcggtcactgctacagtgggtacaagggagccaagcaaccactaaggaggacgtcctccagctcttctttgttagagcgattctttaatggactaacccccgagacacaggaatggcttcgggacagacgaccaacgactcttgaggaggccgacgaacaccatgatgccaggaggtctcagtcggccggatcaaagatggtcactaggggtcctcccatgggtctggaagcccccaaatcacagaagattgtcgggggatgtcacgattcacaccgtgaccgtcacccctacgtcacagatcggggtgactttaggccaacagacggctatcacatgtgcaaggggcttatcttagttatctctccactgctacaatgtgataaaaaagcacacacaaggctattgacctcttagtttacagcaggggcttattttaggtatcccactgttcttcaatataccatgaactgcagggatctatgaatatcccgcttacagttcgacttaaaccttgcagctctctggcgccccccttactgtcaggtcagattaggtactgcacctagagtaattagtcgccagaaaggctacctgctatgtactggctattgggcacgctgcagcgacgcgataaactactcccactcaggcaggaacaataattatcaatgccgcagtcgctacaacaacacccaaaggcctgcacggtaagctgccaccagcttcgattaaacgggtccgaagctaacccaacacagtagcgtaattcccttcaagagacagggtacgttttagaacaggagaacgaatctagtattaattattatactccataaagtttaggcagtgctttatcagaatattttacaaagatgttacaaaaagagacaattgcaaatatgtacaaggtaattatgacataaagggattaaaggagaaaagataacactcacatgttctcagagcattgcaggcaaccaggctagtggagttcccatacgtcccagtgcattaggacttgctcagggctcttcaggtaaaaaactgAACTGAACTgcctgctggaagcctgccagaaacttataacctgcagcctgtgacatcacagaaagggctggcttatccagaccctcctctctcttcagtctgagtaattcaaccttaaatttgtctaatttctataaccccgctacaaaacatgtcatagtcataacaaacccagcattcatctcgtattaacgttggcattctaatgagatgaaatatgtcctatgtgtgatgcctaattacagagaaatccctacttctttaccagatggagttagaagcccgtgtttagagtggcggatagatccaccgagggagattaagaatatatattttcctgttcccaacttaaatggtttgcctaatatcttacaaaaacagaaccaaggactttcatggattctggaagcttctctaccagtttaagctggtcactttccactgcagtgatgccggtcgtaaataccttggcgagggggatgagggcttgggagctgaaagtcaggaatttgcagctacaagccataaaagctgttgcagaatcactccaagaaggggggcttagcccacagcatgctagcaagagaaactaaacttatatgatatttcataccatatcgtgacaggggaccagctcaaaacccgacctaccacagtccccctggggcgcgatgccacacctgccatcagccgggccacctgcaaagacaatgtcccaaccggtctcagcgtacccagtggccaaaggcgggaacagctaccttcagccgggccgctgtacactgctaccaaggcgaagctgacccggcattgggggctatgactaaccaggggatggaagagatggaggaagtgctgcatgaagtacacCCCGTGCAGGCGGccagggcagataatcgacaacagcatcgacaggtcgtgtgggttaatgggaaatgtATGCAggaactaagagattccggggcaacgttgacccttgtgaagccttatctcgtccgggaccaagagaagacggaccggacagtggcagtccgtgcagCAGGGGGAGCCATATATCGACtgtccactgccaggattcacctgaactggggagtcggggatggcctggttgaggtcggcttgatggaggaattgcctgcagacgtcttgctgggaaatgactttgcctatgttgtctgccttctcggttgcccctctggctgagacatatcctgtgaccacccggagacaagctcgagctgcggaggcggaatcacacccaGAGGagacccaggtaagacatcccagccctacacgtattcccatagccagacacatttcttgggccaccccagctgaatttaagaaggagttattgaggatccttcattagagggatatcgtgggaaggcacaggaggggagaggggtactggaaggggaacagtttgtatggaagcagggactcctctaccggatcacagagcagcaccacacagggacgagccccactataaagcgacagctggtagttcccaagaagtacaggcaggagttactgcgaatctctcatgacatacccttggccgggcactttggtatcagtcgcaccaggcatcgtctgacacaaatcttcttttggccgggggtaacctatgatgttcgtcagtactgccagacctgtgacagttgccagcgcattggcaagaggggagatcgatgcaaggccaaattacgccccctccccattgtggaggaaccatttagccaagtagcggtcgatctgatagggccgttagccaaacccagtccgtcagggaaaaggtatatattgacagtggtagattatgccacatgaTATCCAGAGGCggatgcgttacctaacatactggcagagacggtggcggctgccctgctccaggttttctcacgggttggatttccccgggagattatctcggaccagggtacccagtttacagcagaagtgaccaaccaactgtggaagctgtgcggcgtaaagtccataagGAGCGCCccgtaaataccttggcgagggggatgagggctttaacggaacgttgaaacaactcattgggacttttaccaggacctacagggactgggagaaattcttgccacacctcctgtttgcctatcgtgaggtgccccaagaatccacagggttctccccgttttaactggtatatgggaggcgggtaaggggacccctagacttagtgctagaacactgggaaggggagggcaccatagaaggggtacctattgtaccctatgtgctcaaattccgggaccgcctacaggagctgacccaggctgtacgtgggaacatgcaggtggctcagcggcgccagcgcgtacgGTACGAttggagggccagagagcgcaccttggaaataggacagaaggtcctggtgttagagcccactaggcagaacaagttccaagctgcatggcaggggccctaccaggtagtggggaaaatagccgacaccacctataatgtcgctgaTTGTGACGACccaagggttatccgcatgttccacgtgaatatgctgaagccctaccgggagcgccctgaagaggtagtggccatctgtgcacctgaagcagaggatgtagccggacttcccttgcctgatgtcttaggggagaggactcagtctaaaacatgggaccaggtacactggggtgaagacctaggtccccgggagagacagcaggcggaggcgttgttgaggcagcgacagaggatattttcggggagaccagggtacactcgcctggcacaacacaaggttgagacccaggatcagacccccctgcgacaaccccccttccacgtccctgagtctgtacgagaagggatgcgacaagagatacaagagatgttgcgtttaggggtcattgaagagtcagatagtccctgggcatcccccgtagtgttagtgcccaagaaggatgggactacatggttttgtgtagactatcgtaagctcaatgagaaaacggtgatggatgcgtatcccatgccgcgtgtggatgagttgttagaccggctggcaggggcaaagtatttgaccaccatcgatctatgcaaaggctactggcagattccccttagtcctgacactattcccaagtcggcatttgtcaccccgttcagcttattccagtttcgagttatgccattcgggatgaagaatgccccggcgaccttccagaggctggctgactggcttctggatggtctctaggactatgcttgtgcctacggcttattccagtttcgagttatgccattcgggatgaagaatgcccctgcgaccttccagtggctggctgaccggcttctggatggtctccaggactatgcttgtgcctacctggatgacatcgccatctacagcgcgacatgggaagagcatctaaatcacctagagacagtattggacaggatccacaaggccggaatcaccctgaacccaaacaagtgtcacgtgggcaaagcagaggttcagtgtttagggcattgggtgggaagtgggaaacagcgaccagagccAGCCAAGATTGagaccatagccaaatggcccaccccacgcactaaaacccaggtcatggcatttctagggacagcggggtattacaggaaattcgtccccaattacagcagcgtagccaagcccctcactgatctgacccgtaagaaccaaccccgccagataacctggaccccagagtgtgaggaagccttctgccagctaaaggacgccctcaccaatacccctgtattggccgtacctgatccaactaaacgtttccttgttcacacggacgcttctatgtttggatttggggcagtactgagccaagtcgggccggacggccaagaacacccgggagcttacctgagtcgggaactactgccccgtgaagtgagctatgcaactatcgagaaggagtgcccggcggtagtatgggcactcaaaaagttacaaccatatttgtatggacaacagttttccctcctaacggaccataatcccctagtctggcttaatcgggtctccggagacaacgccagattactgcggtggagtttagccctacaacctctggacttcaccatccactacagacccggcaaacaaaacggtaacgccgatggactaagtcgacaaacggaacttgtaccaaccgcataaacttcggtcatccccaaaccgatccgttaaggatcagactgtgtatgccgatcgcgtcgctgaaaaggggagccgtgttacggaaccccccagcacccagaatatgttgtgcagtcatatgtatgtataataggttccatgtgagatgcatgtccctaatgcatcagcccacaggctgcgcccctgggcagaggggacaagatatcccccttctgacctcccccacctttgtaattcccacagtaaatatcggcaggttccggccccctgcggctattgcaatgtatgtctggcctgccgcttttgaatgggcctgccctctgtatctgtgttatatattctgtgtgctgtgagtaaagcgttgtcacactggaaatacgtggagaagcagtgatattttatatgcgcccatgtaatgaagccattccagtcagcgtccttcattcagaatccagccaaagcagagtggacctcctaaaacacggggtggtactaaagaggtactccagcacagcagaccccgttacaggGGCAAACACAGGACATGGAGGGGACGGCAGTCACCGGGGCAAACACAGGACATGGAGGAGACGGCAGTCACCGGGGCAAACACAGGACATGGAGGAGACGGCAGTCACCGGGGCAAACACAGGACATGGAGGAGACGGCAGTCACCGGGGCAAACACAGGACATGGAGGAGACGGCAGTCACCGGGGCAAACACAGGACATGGAGGGGACGGCAGTCACCGGGGCAAACACAGGACATGGAGGGGACGGCAGTCACCGGGGCAAACACAGGACATGGAGGGGACGGCAGTCACCGGGGCAAACACAGGACATGGAGGGGACGGCAGTCACCGGGGCAAACACAGGACGTGGAGGGGACGGCAGTCACCGGGGCAAACACAGGACGTGGAGGGGACGGCAGTCACCGGGGCAAACACAGGACGTGGAGGGGACGGCAGTCACCAGAGAGAACAAGATGTGGAGGGGGGACGACAGCCATCAAGGAGCACACAGGGCATAGTATTCACAAGGGAGCACACAGAGGGCAGTAATCAGGGGCACACACTACGCACAGCAACAGATTTGGACAAGAGACTTTATTATTCAGATGGCTACAGGACAGTGGAATGTAACATGGCAACCAGAGTGTACACGGCGCCATCTCAGGCGGCTGCTGGTAGAGCACCTCCATGGCAGTGGAGTCCGGCGGTCTCTCACGCTCTGTCACATCAGacgcatcaaaacataaaaaaataaataattgtgtaATGTCGTCAGATAAAATTGTCCATGTTCCAAAATGTAACTACAGGACCTCCGCAAGAGGCACAAAAACCCCCAATGTGAGGTGCAGATGATGGGGTCTTACTCCTGGGGCTTGGCCAGATATTCTTTGTACATAGAGTACAGCACACCTGGAGAGAGAGGACAGAGTCACTGCCAGGAAGAGTCCTACAGCACTAAGGCCATCGCCTCCCACCGGCTGCCCCCCAATGTCTGACAATCACCTCCCACCGGCTGCTCCCCAACCTCTGGCCATCGCCTCCCACCAGCTGCCCCCAACCCCTGGCCATCGCCTCCCACCTGCTGCCCCCCCAACCCCTGGCCATCGCCTCCCACCTGCTGCCCCCCCAACCCCTGGCCATCGCCTCCCACCTGCTGCCCCCCCAACCCCTGGCCATCGCCTCCCACCTGCTGCCCCCCCAACCCCTGGCCATCACCTCCCACCTGCTGCCCCCCCAACCCCTGGCCATCACCTCCCACCTGCTGCCCCCCAACCTCTGGCCATCACCTCCCACCTGCTGCCCCCCAACCTCTGGTCTTCACCTCTCACCGGCTACCCGCCCCCCATCCGCTGGCCATTGCCTCCCACCCCCCAACCTCTGGACATCGCCTCCCACTGGCCGCCCGCACCCTAATCTCTGGTTATCACCTCCCTCCGATGGCAAATCCCCACCACAGACTCACCACAAGTCATTGCACCGACAACGAAACCTTGTGCCCCCACCCGCATGTGTATAAGGTGCACAGACATCTTGGTGTCTCCTCGGGATCTGATCTTGTACAGTCCGTACGCCACCACCGCGGCAAATCCAGCAATACCTGAAAGAGAGACCAGCAGTCATCAGCACAACAGGGGTTAACGGGTGAGACAGCGCCTCGTCAGACCCCAGGTGCACCGGGAGATTAACGGGGGCGACAGTCACAGGGGTAACACTCACCAACAGGCACAAACGGGGACTCCCGAGACTTCTTTATCAGCTTCGATGTCTGAGTCTCTCCAAGTTCGTAGGTTGGAAGGACATCACCTGCGCCAGATGCCATGATGTCTACAGGGCGAGAGGAGAGGACCAGGTGACCACGTGTACTGCCGCCCCTCCCCCAATACAGCGCCCCCCATCCTCCCCCTCCCCCAATACAGAGCCCCCATCTATCCTCATTCCTCCCCCAATACAGAACCCCCGTCTATCCTCCCCCTCCCCAATACAGTGCCCCGTCTATCCTCCCCCAATACAGTGCCCCCGTCTATCCTCACCCTCCAATACAGAGCCCCCATCTATCCTCACCCCTCCCCCAATACAGTGCCCCCGTCTGTCCTCCCCCTCCCCCAATACAGTACCCCcgtctatactcaccctccaataCAAAGCCCCATCTATACTCACCCTCCCCCAATACAGAACCCCCGTCTATCCTCACAACTCCCCAATACAGTGCCCCCGTCTATCCTCACCCAATACAGTGCCCCCCGCCTCTCCTCTGTATTCTCCAGCACTCCCTTCCTCtcctccggcactcccctcct
This is a stretch of genomic DNA from Ranitomeya variabilis isolate aRanVar5 chromosome 6, aRanVar5.hap1, whole genome shotgun sequence. It encodes these proteins:
- the HIGD1A gene encoding HIG1 domain family member 1A, mitochondrial; translation: MASGAGDVLPTYELGETQTSKLIKKSRESPFVPVGIAGFAAVVAYGLYKIRSRGDTKMSVHLIHMRVGAQGFVVGAMTCGVLYSMYKEYLAKPQE